The DNA window ACAATCAGTGAATCTGGCGAAATCAGAGACACTACACCAGGGCGCAACCCCCGCAGCGGCACTTCTGCTGCACGACCTGTGGCAGGATTTCCGTAGATAACCCCTCCTACTTCAAAGTTTGGCACCACCAGCGTCGGAAACTCTCCCGCTGTAGCGAGCGACCCTACGGCTGGTAAACCTGAGATGATAATGTTGACTGTGCGACCACCAATCGTCGTATCTGTGCGCACTGAGGCTGTCACTGTTCCAACTTGCACATCACCCACGGTGCGGGTGCGATCATTCGGATTGCCAGGATTTACACCCCCTGGAATGGTAAAGTCAATAAAAACGGGCGTACCTACTGGCGCAGGCAACACACGACCGTCAGGCGTGCGAATGCTGAGGCGCGCTTGAATGCTTGCGTTAGCGGTAAAGAAGCGGATGTCACGTGCGACGCGCACCACTGCAACGCCAGTTGAGGTACTGTTTGCATCATCACGCAGTTCCACGTCTTGCACGCGCGTCGGGGCATAGCCTGCTGGGGGCGTGGCTGCAATTTTGTAGAAGCCCGCCTGCAAGTTGCGGAAAATGTAGATACCGTCGGCATTCGTGGTTGCAGTGACGGTCTCACCGCCGGGCTGACCTTCGGCGCCAATGAGACGGACAGTTACACCAGAGAGTGGCGCACCCGTGTTACCATCACGGACTACACCGTTAATTTCACCCACGAACTGCCGACCACGTGGCACGGGGTTATTGTTAATTGGCGTTTCTCGGCACCCTGCAAAGACCCCGAAGAGTGCAAGCAGCAGGAGAGACGCCAGAAAAGACCTGTGTTTTCTATTCATGGCTTTCTTCCTTTTTAGCGTTGTTTTGAGGTTGCGGAATAGTCGTTTTTATGAAAATGGCGCTTTCATCGGCTCGCAACCTAATTTAGCCCGATAAAATCGCCGTGTTTAGAAACTCTAATACAGCGTCAGTCCAAAGTTCAAGGTTGCAAAGAATCCATTGAGCGACACTGTTGGCGCTTCGGTAAAGGCGCGACGGAAGCCCGCAGTGCGGTCAGTGGTATTTGGTTCGACCACATTCGGCGCCAGCGGATTGAAGGTTCCACCGCTGCCTGAGGTGAGCGTCAGCGTGCTCAGCCATGCACCATTATACCCTAACTGCAAGCCTACATCTACGTTTCTGATGATTTCAAAATTCACGGTCAGAGCGGCTTGCAGCGTTGCTGCTAAAATATCGGCTTGAATGCGGTCGCCGACTTGGAAGAGACTGCCGTCCTCGAACTGCACGGTTGTCGCAAACGGTCGGTCTGGCAGCTGTGCTACGCGGGCAAAGGTTGCCACACCAAATGCATACCCTCCTTTTACCAGCAGTCCGATTGTGAGCGGCACATCTTGCTTGGCATCTTCCTTCAGATCGAAAACCTTGTAGCCAAATCCTCCCATAATGTTGAAGTAGCGGCTATTTTCACCGGGCATCCCTTGAATTTCTGCGTTGAAAGAAAGGCGCTTATAGCCTCCCAGATTGGAGACCTCCACGCCCAAGAGGCCGCCAAAGCGAACACTTTCGCTTGTGCCTTGAGACAGCGGCACCGAAAGCCGTTCCTCAGCGCGTCCAAAGAAGCCACCTGGGAACGAAGTAATGTGCACATCCTTCAAGCCCGAAGTAAAGTAGGGCTGAATAGAGGGACCGCTGTAAATCTTCACCTTAAATTGCGGACCTCGCATTGGGCTTTGCGCTAAAGCGCTGCTGATTCCTATCACCAGAACCGCTAGCGCAAGGTAAAGCGCTTTTAGGGAAAGACGTCTTCGCATATCTGTTTGTCGTTTTAGGTTTATGAAGCCAGCATAACCTCTCTACGCGCTACAGAAAAAAGAGAAGCGTAGAGCGTGTCGCTTCCGATTTGTGGTTTAGAAACTCTGATTGCGCCTACGGAGATGTGCCTTTCGCCCTCTTTTGGGCAAGTGTGCTCTGGTTTTTGCATAAAAAGGTACTGACTTTCTTTGCTCACCCTAAGAAGGCTTCGGTTTTTTGTGCTCTTGCTGTGCAATAATACAAGAGTGCGATGGAAAAACCAAATCGTGCTCAAACTTTCTTGGGCAGTTGTGCTTGCCGTCACACCTTGTCAGATGCTCTGTGCTGGCAGGCACCGTGCAAGCTTTCTTTGCACTGCGTAAGTATCACGCCATCTGTCTTCTTGGTCAGAGCAATAGCTAGCGCTGTCCTGCAGCTCGCGCACTGCCTTGTGACTTGGCTCTCACTTCCTCTGCAGGAAAAGAGAAAGATTGTCGCTGTGTTAGAATCGGGCATGTAAAGGTTAGAAATGGCTTTCATCTTACCGAATTTCCTCTCTTTGCACGGCTATTTTTTTACTTTTGCCTGTTGTATATTGCGTCAAAACCAAGCTAAACTTGCGCCTGAGAGAACAACCCAAAATGAAGTGCGAGTTAGAATGAGGAAAACCGTATCGTGGACTCTTTTTTTGCTTCTGCTGCTCAGTCCCAGTTTTACCCTGTTGGCTCAAGCGCCTCTCACAGCTGATAGCCGCATTTTCCAGGCCCAGAAGGCACTTTTGCCAAGAATTGGTACATTCAGTGCAAGCCTGACTGGTTCATTTTTCATCAGACCTGTCGACTATATTCCAGGCGGCGGTGTGCCAGACGATATTATCCAAACAAATGCGGACATTAACCTCGACTACACCTTGCTCAAAAATCTTGCAATTTCTGCAACACTCAACACTTTCCGCATTGAAAACCGTCTGGATACAAGGCCGACGGCGACACAGCTTTTTAGCGGCGTGCGCTTAGTTTTGAAGACTGGCTCAATTGGCGTGCTAAACGACCGCATTCAACTGGGCGGCTGGTTTGAGATTTTTGCCCCATTTGGACGAGAACCTAACCCTCCTCTTCTGCCTTTCACGCAAAACGAATTTGGCGCAGGGGTGCACTTTATTGGCTCATACTACTTTGACAATATCTTTCCTGAATTCTCCTCAGGCATTCATCTCAATCTTGGCTTTCGTAACTACAGCTCCAGCGAAACGGTCATCACGCGCAGCCCTAGTCCCCCTATTAAGGTTGGAAACGACCTGCTCACACTGCGTTATGCACTTGGATTTGACACCCCGCTTCCTATCCGTGGACAGCGAATCTATGCTTTCGCTGAACTCTTTGGCGAGTTTTATCTTTCCGCTTCGCTACAAGAGTTCGTCTACGGGCGAGAGAATTTCAGCTACTTGGGTGCAGGGGCGCGGTATTATGTGCTCGATTGGCTTTCTGTCGAGTTAATGGGTCAGCTTTTGATAATTGGTGGCGGTGATAACACCAGTTACATCACCCGATTTGGCACTGTGCCTGTCTCGCTGGTTGGCTTGAACTATGCACCATGGCGCATTATGGGTGGTGCAAAAGTTGAGCTTGGTCGCCGCTTCCGCATTCCTTACGCGATTGACGAGGCACTGGGGCTATACGACCCGATGACGTATTCCCGCTCAGAGCGACTTCGCAATCGCAAAATTATGGATGTGCTTGATGAGCGCTCACAGGAACTGGCGGATATTTTCAAGGAAGTGCGCAAGCAAGATAGCACGCTTAGTGGCAAAATTTACTACGAGATTATCATTGGCACGCGCGGCAATGTAGAAAGAGTGCGTCTTTTGGTCTCTACCTTAGATGACAATGCTTACTCCGAATTTACAACAGAGCAATTTGCCGACGCAATTCGCAGCTGGCGTTTTCCGCCCGGTAGCCGTGAGGTCATTTTCGATGTCTTCAAGATCGAGCTTTCGCGTGATGGACGACTTAGCATTATCTCTTCTGCCAGCTCGGAGGAACTTACGAGACAGGCTCAGGCACGATAGCACGGTAGGTATCTCGTGCGATAATCAGCTCTTCATTGGTCGGAATAACCCACGCAGCGAGTTTGCTTGAGTCTGTGGAAATTCGTCCCTCTTTACCGCCGACCATTTCGCGGTTTTTCTCTTCGTCTAACTCTAAGCCAAAGCACTGCAGATTTGTGCAGATTTTGGCACGAATGTAGTCGGAGTTTTCGCCAATTCCACCCGTGAAGGTAATCGCTTGTGCCCCACCAAGCACGGCTAAGTATGCGCCAATGTATTTCTTTACGCGGTAGCAATAGATGTCGATTGCCAGTTTTGCACGTCGGTCATCATTTTCCAGTGCTTCAGCAATCAGGTCGCGCATATCGTTGGTCAGGCCTGAAATGCCGAGCAGTCCTGACTGACGATTGAGCAGCGCATCGACGGCGTCAGAGGAGTAGTTTTCTTTGTGCTCCAAGTAGTTGATAATCGCAGGGTCAATATCGCCGGAGCGCGTGCCCATCACCAAACCTTCCAGAGGCGTCATACCCATTGAAGTATCGACGGAGCAGCCACCCCGAATCGCACAGGCAGAACTGCCATTGCCTAAATGCAGCGAGATGATTTGCACCGCACTCCGCTCAATGCCGACCAGCGTGCGATAGCGAAAACTCACATACCGATGTGAAATGCCGTGAAAGCCGTAGCGTCGAATTTTGTGCCGCCGATAGAATTGGTAGGGAATGGCATAGAGATACGCCACCTCAGGCATTGTGTGATGAAACGCTGTATCAAACACCGCCACTTGCGGCACGCAGTTGCCAAAGAGCTGGCGCGCGGCATAAATCCCCTTGAGGTTCTGAGGATTGTGCAGTGGCGCCAGTTCAATGCAGTCCTCAATTTTTGCAACCACTTGGTCATCAATCACTACGGCAGTGGTGAGTTTTTCGCCGCCGTGCACGACACGGTGCCCCACAGCGTGGATGTCAGCTTGTGAAGCAATGCCCTCCAAGCTTACTTCGCCTGAAGTGAGCCACTGCAAAATGCGCGCAATCGCCGCTTGATGGTCACGAATTGGGGCTGCGGAGCGAATGAGCTTATCGGGCTTGCCTTTTGTATATGTCCGAAACGTTAGCAATGCCTCCGACCCAATGCGCTCAATCACGCCTGACGCAATTGGGTAATCGGTATTGGTATGAATCATCTCCCAATCGGTGCAGAAGACCTGAAACTTGATGCTTGAACTGCCACAATTTAGCACGAGAATGTTCATACTGACGCTTGCAGAGATGGTTCAGGGCACAATGACTCAGGCACTTTGACTTTCAGCAGGCAGGCGGCGAATGGTCATCGTAATCGGCACAATCGGGTTGTCTCGGGCATCTTTTTCTACCTTTGAAATGGCATCGACCACGTCCATTCCACGAATCACCTTGCCGAAGACAGTGTAGCCCGCCCGAACGGGGTCGTCCAAGAAAAGATTATCTCGCACATTGATGTAGAACTGGCTTCCTGATGAGGCCTTTTGAGGATTGTTATCGCGTGCAGCCGCCACAGTGCCGCGCTTGTTTGGGTGTTTAATTTCAGCCGGAATGCGGTAGTTTGGACCGCCTGTGCCGTGAAGGGCGCGCTTGCTTTCATCACGTGAGAGCGGGTCGCCGCCCTGAATGACAAAATCCTTGATTACACGATGAAACCGCAGACCGTCGTAATACTTTTCCTCCACTAGTCTGGCAAAGTTATCACGGTGCAGCGGCGTGTCATCAAACAGCTCAATAGTGATGTCGCCCAGTGTGGTCGCAATCAAAAACTGCAGAGGCATTGGTGTCTGTTGTTAGGTTAGAAAAATGGTGCGCTCTAAGCGCTCCTACTTCTCGCCAAGTGGGCGGATTTTGAGCCAGATCCGCTCATATGGCACATTACGACCGTCGCGCGCCACTTTGGCAATTTTATCCACGGTTTCCATTCCCTCAATGACGCGCCCAAAGACGGTATAACTGCCATCGTAGAAGCGATTGTCGTTGAGGTTAATATAAAACTGTGTAGCCGAAGATGCACGCTCAGGATTTTCTTTGTCATCCTTACGCGCCGCCGCTACAGTGCCACGAAAGTGAGAGTGCTTAATTTCTGCTGGAATGGTCGTGCGGTCTAAGGAATCCAGTGCAGGATTAGGCGTAGAGCGAAATTGCGGGTCACCTGCTTGAACAATTAGTTCAGGCACCACCCGATGAAACACAAGGTCGTCGTAATACCCTGCTTGAACCAGCTTGATAAAATTCTGCTTGTGCAAAGGTGTATCGTCAAACAGCGCAATCAGAAACTCACCTTTTGGGGTCTCGACCAGAAACTTTGTTTGCAGTGAGGCAGCAAGTGAATCTGAATACGCTGTTCCAACTCGACCTTGCTTTACGCACCCTGCGCAAGATAGCACCCCACACAGTACTGCAATCCAAGCAAGGCGAGTCATCTCTTGGAGAAAGTTACATTTTCAGTCGCGCAATTGCTTTTTCCGCATCACGGCTATGCGTGGAAAGCGGGAATTGCTTGCGCACATACTCAAAGATTTCCAGCGCCTCTTTCTTTTCTCCAGCCAGCTCAAAGGCACGCCCTGCATCCATTAGGTAAAATGCTTCAAAGGCTTGATTTTGCGCCGCCGCAGCCGCTTTACGATAGAGTTCGCCTGCCTGCTTATACTGCTGTTTTTGCTCATAGCAAGCGGCCTCTCCTGCCAGAGCTGCAGCAGCCAACACTTCCGAGCGAGAGGAAATGTTCTTGTACAGCGCCAGTGCCGAGTCAATTGAATTGCGCTGGTAGAGCGCGTTGGCAAGGTAAAACTTAGCTATCTCGCCTGAGGCGGTGCCAGAGTATGTTTCGACAAACTTTTGCAAGCCCATTTGCGTGCTATCCCCCAAAATAGCCGCCTCGAGATTACCATCTTTGTAGACCTGCGCGACCTTTGCCAGCTTCGCAGTAGCCTCCACCTCGAGCTGCGCTTTGCGATAGTTCCAGAACAGCAGTCCAGCGACCAGTAGCACCACGCCTGCTCCGATGCCCACTACCAGCGATGTGTTCTTTTCATAGAATGCGACTAACTGATAGTACCATGCCTCCAACTGCACCAAGTCGCCCGTACTTTTCTTTGACGCTGGCGATGAAGCAGGTTTCGGTTTTTGCAGTGTGTCTTCTGCCATATTCCCAGAAAAAAATTTGAGCCGCAAATTTAGAAAAGCCATGCCATAACTCAAAAGCGAAAGAGCACGCTCTTGAAGGGCAGTAGTTCTCTGTAGCGCAATAGCATACCGTTTTGACACCGCCCTACTTTCGCCTTAGGTGGTGTGTTTGCAAAAGTCTCTCAAAATGCTCTTTTTTGCCGAGTTTTCGGGTGTAGAGGTCTTTCTTAACAGGGCATTAAAAAATTACAAGTATGCGAACCCTTCGAATCGGTGTAACGCAATGCCACACCACTTCACAATATATCTCGTGGCTTTGCACAGGTGAAAAGTATGGCTACAAGGTGGAGTGCCTTGAACTGCCATACGAGGGTTCTTCTCCTGAGGCACTTTTAGATCAGCACCTCCGCATTTTGGATTCGCTTGATGCAGTTGTTTTTACAGGCGGGCGCGATGTAGAGCCACATCGCTTTGGAATGCGGCTTAGCCCAGAAGAATTAGCCGCACTAAATGTGGTCTCTACCCCTGAGCGTGATGCCGTCGAGTGGCCGCTTGCTGAAGCCTGCCTCGAACGCGGCATACCGATTTTGGGAATTTGCCGTGGTATGCAACTACTTAACGTCGTGATGGGTGGCACATTGGTGCTGGACATTGACACACAAATAGCTAACCCTATTCCGCACAAAAAGCTCGACGACGCTCGCAGCGGTTACCACCCTGTGCGTGCAGAAAAAGACTCCCTGCTCTATGAGCTGGTTGGCGTAACTGAGACGGATTATGTCAGCACGCGCCACCATCAGGCGATCGATCGGATAGGAGACAACTTGCGGGCTGTGGGCTTTTCACCTGATGGACTTGTTGAAGCCTTGGAGTCTACTGATCCCAACCGTTTGATTATGCTGGTGCAATGGCACCCTGAGAGAATGTGGCTCGAGGCGCAGCGAGACCAAAAACCTGAGTATAACAATGCGTTTTCGGAGAATCTGCTGGCTGGCTTTTTAGCTGCTGTAGCTCAGCGCTAAGCCTAAGCGACAATCAGCCGTGAAAGAACAGATTAACCTTTTTCTCCTTGCATTGATGTTTCTGACGCGCGTGCCCGTCGGTCGCTGGGTGCGCTACAGCCCTACATTTTTAGCACAATCAACGCTTTATTTCCCGCTTGTTGGGCTGCTGGTGGGAGCGTTCGGGGCATTGATACTTTGGGCATCTGCACGCTTGCTGCCTGTGCCACAGGCGGTGCTACTTTCAATGTTAGCTACGGTGTTGGCTACGGGCGCTTTTCACGAAGATGGCTTAGCCGATAGCGCGGATGGCTTCGGTGGCGCCTCTGAGCGCACGCGCATCTTGGAAATTATGCGCGATAGCCGTATTGGCACATTTGGCGCTCTTGCTCTGTGGTTTGCGCTGACAGCCAAATTTCTTTTTATCTCCGAACTTGCATCGCAGTCTATTCAGACTGCTATGCTTGCAATGGTCGTGGCACACACAGCAGGACGTTGGTCCAGCCTGTGGCTTATTCGGCGCTTGGAGTATGTTCGAACTGAGTCAGCCACCGCAAAACCCTTTGCAGGCAGCGTTACGCCTTCTCGCTTCTGGCTGGCTACAGCCATTTTCGGTTTTGCCACGCTGCTTTGCTTTGCAGCCACGGGACTTTTCCTGCTTACCACAGCGATTTTCGTGAGCTACCTTGCCGAACGCTTTTTGCATCAACGCATTGGTGGCATTACGGGCGATACGCTCGGCGCCGTCAATCAGGTTACAGAAATATCACTATATTTCAGCCTTGAAGCTCTGATGCGACTTCAAACCTCGCTGCTCAATGGAACTTTTCTTGGTGCGCCACACTGAAACAGAACAAAACGGAGAAGCTCGCTGCATTGGTCAAACTGATGTGCCACTTTCGGAGGCTGGCAAACAGCACATTCATCTGGTTTCGGCACGCTTGGTTGCCCTAAAGCCAGAGTGCGTTATCACCAGCGATATGGAACGCTGCATTGCACTGGCACAATCGATTGCCTCACAGTTAGGGCTTGAGCCTGAACTTTCTCGTGCATGGCGAGAAGTAAATTTCGGTCAATGGGAAAATCGCTCTTGGGACGATATCGAGCGACGTGATAGCATTGCGTTCCAAGCGTGGATGAACGACTTTGTGCGCGTGACACCCCCCGACGGAGAGTCATTTCAATCGCTACACTATCGCATCAGCTTGCAGATGGATTTGTTGCTCCAGCGTCCAGAGGAACGCTTTGTTGTCGTCACGCACGCCGGCCCAATTCGTGCAGCACTGTGCTATGCTATTGGGCTACCGCTTCAGCGCGCCTTCTCAATTGATGTGGCGTTTGGCGGCATTGTGCATCTCCAGCACCAAAACGGACAGTGGTCGCTTCACGGTCTTAACAACTGACGCAAATGCCTTTCGCACATTTCGCCCTTTGGCTTCGAACTTGCATAGCGGTAGGACTTGGCGCACTTCTCACGCTTTCTTGCCAAAGACAGCCTGAGCGCGCACGCTCTGCTGAAAAACCGATTGTAGTGGCACTGGCTAACGACTTAGACCACCTAAACCCCCTACTCATTCAGCTCTCCATTTCGCGTGAGGTTTGTATTCAGGTTTTCCCAAAGCTGGTGCAAGCTGAGTTTGATGAGACCGCTGGCACTGTGCGCTATTTGCCTTGCCTTGCTACTCGCTGGGAATTTTCGCCCGACGGTCGGCAAGCCACTTTTTACCTACGCAGCGATGCTCGCTGGGACGACGGCTATCCGATTACGGCTGCAGACCTGAAGTTCTCGTATCAGCTGTATGCTCACCCTGCTGTGGCTAGCACGCGCCAGCAGTATGTGCAAGACCTTGTGCGCGACGCTCAGGGCAATCTTGACTTTGAACGCGGCGTGCAAACCCCCAACGACACCACCTTGATTTTGACCTTTCAGAAACCGCTTGCCCCAATGATTGTGCTTGACCACTTCTACGACCTCATGCCCGTTGCCAAGCATATCTTTGAGAAAATTGACCCGAAAGAGCTTCGCACCAAAGCAGCTGAGCTACCAATTGTCGGCGGCGGGCCGTTCAAAGTGGAGAAGTGGGAACGCCAAAAGCAATTGGTTTTGGTCTCAAACCCGACTTCAGTCCTGCCGCACCCTGCGAAGGTTCAACGCTTGATTTTTCGCATCATTCCTGAATACACCACGCGTCTCACTGCCTTCAAGGCAGGTGATGTCGATGTCTTGATGTCAGCCGGTGGCATCAGTCCCAAAGACACGCTCGAGGTGCTGCAAAATCCCGCTCTGCACATTTTGCCTGTGCGCTTCCGCAGTTTCGACAGCATTGTTTGGCTCAATATTGACGGCGAGGCGTATCGCACGCGTGGTGAAATTAGACCGAACTTTTTCTTTGGCGACAAGCGCGTGCGGCAAGCGATGACCTACGGCATCAATCGCCAAGCCATTGCCGAAGGCTTTATGGGCAAACATCACGCTACGGTAGTCAACACATCGCTCTCACCTGCTTACTCGAAATTTCTCAATCCCTCGCTGCACCCTTACGACTTCGACCCTGAGAAAGCCAAAGCCCTCTTGGCTGAGGCAGGTTGGACACGCGGCAAATCAGGTCTGCTCGAGAAAGATGGCAAGCCGTTTTCTTTCACGCTGGCATATCCTGCAGGCAATCAACGCCGTGCATATGCTGCCACCATCATTCAACAAAATCTCAAAGACTTAGGCATTGAATGCACCATTTCAGCCGCCGAAGCCGTGGTTTTCAATGAAAATCAAAACCAATGGCGCTACGATGCCGCGCTCTCTGGTCTTTCTGCCGAAACTTTGCCTTTTCAGCTTACGATTTGGAGCTCAGATTTTAAGAATACGCCTTTTAACTCTGCCTGCTTTCAGAATGCGCGTCTGGACAGTCTCTGCCAGCGCCTGACTGAACCCCTCCCGCCTGACCTCGAGCGTCAGTACTGGTATGAATACCAAGCTATTTTGCACGACCATCAACCGCGCACCTTCCTTTACTACTACGATGAGCTGCAAGGCTTCAATAAGCGCATTCAGAATGTCAAAGTCAGTATGCTGGCGGTCCTTATCAATGCGCACGAATGGACACTTGCCGCACTGCAGTAGCACGTCTTACCTTGCATCGCTTAGTGCGCTCCCATAGCGATTGCTAAAACAGTGCTTCAACAACTTGCTTCGCAATTCGCCTCGCAAAGTTGTATCTTCACTTTTTCAAGCAAACCCTTTGCAAACTTGGAACACTTGCTTCAAGAACTCAATCCAGCGCAGCGCAAAGCCGTCGAGACGACCGACGGTCCTGTGATAATTATCGCAGGGGCGGGCAGCGGAAAAACGCGTGTGATCACTTACCGAACTGCGTATCTCATTGGGGTGCGGCAAGTTGCGCCACCGCAGATTTTAGCCCTGACCTTTACCAATCGCGCTGCGAATGAAATGAAAGAGCGCATTCGCACCCTGCTGGGTGAGACCGCCACGCAAGGGCTTTGGATTGGCACGTTTCACTCTAATTTTGCGCGTCTCTTGCGTCAGCATGCGCCCGCCTTAGGGTTTAGCACCAACTTTTCCATTTATGACAC is part of the Chloroherpetonaceae bacterium genome and encodes:
- a CDS encoding carboxypeptidase regulatory-like domain-containing protein, which gives rise to MNRKHRSFLASLLLLALFGVFAGCRETPINNNPVPRGRQFVGEINGVVRDGNTGAPLSGVTVRLIGAEGQPGGETVTATTNADGIYIFRNLQAGFYKIAATPPAGYAPTRVQDVELRDDANSTSTGVAVVRVARDIRFFTANASIQARLSIRTPDGRVLPAPVGTPVFIDFTIPGGVNPGNPNDRTRTVGDVQVGTVTASVRTDTTIGGRTVNIIISGLPAVGSLATAGEFPTLVVPNFEVGGVIYGNPATGRAAEVPLRGLRPGVVSLISPDSLIV
- a CDS encoding acetate kinase, with product MNILVLNCGSSSIKFQVFCTDWEMIHTNTDYPIASGVIERIGSEALLTFRTYTKGKPDKLIRSAAPIRDHQAAIARILQWLTSGEVSLEGIASQADIHAVGHRVVHGGEKLTTAVVIDDQVVAKIEDCIELAPLHNPQNLKGIYAARQLFGNCVPQVAVFDTAFHHTMPEVAYLYAIPYQFYRRHKIRRYGFHGISHRYVSFRYRTLVGIERSAVQIISLHLGNGSSACAIRGGCSVDTSMGMTPLEGLVMGTRSGDIDPAIINYLEHKENYSSDAVDALLNRQSGLLGISGLTNDMRDLIAEALENDDRRAKLAIDIYCYRVKKYIGAYLAVLGGAQAITFTGGIGENSDYIRAKICTNLQCFGLELDEEKNREMVGGKEGRISTDSSKLAAWVIPTNEELIIARDTYRAIVPEPVS
- a CDS encoding peptidylprolyl isomerase is translated as MPLQFLIATTLGDITIELFDDTPLHRDNFARLVEEKYYDGLRFHRVIKDFVIQGGDPLSRDESKRALHGTGGPNYRIPAEIKHPNKRGTVAAARDNNPQKASSGSQFYINVRDNLFLDDPVRAGYTVFGKVIRGMDVVDAISKVEKDARDNPIVPITMTIRRLPAESQSA
- a CDS encoding peptidylprolyl isomerase; the encoded protein is MTRLAWIAVLCGVLSCAGCVKQGRVGTAYSDSLAASLQTKFLVETPKGEFLIALFDDTPLHKQNFIKLVQAGYYDDLVFHRVVPELIVQAGDPQFRSTPNPALDSLDRTTIPAEIKHSHFRGTVAAARKDDKENPERASSATQFYINLNDNRFYDGSYTVFGRVIEGMETVDKIAKVARDGRNVPYERIWLKIRPLGEK
- a CDS encoding tetratricopeptide repeat protein, giving the protein MAEDTLQKPKPASSPASKKSTGDLVQLEAWYYQLVAFYEKNTSLVVGIGAGVVLLVAGLLFWNYRKAQLEVEATAKLAKVAQVYKDGNLEAAILGDSTQMGLQKFVETYSGTASGEIAKFYLANALYQRNSIDSALALYKNISSRSEVLAAAALAGEAACYEQKQQYKQAGELYRKAAAAAQNQAFEAFYLMDAGRAFELAGEKKEALEIFEYVRKQFPLSTHSRDAEKAIARLKM
- a CDS encoding gamma-glutamyl-gamma-aminobutyrate hydrolase family protein (Members of this family of hydrolases with an active site Cys residue belong to MEROPS family C26.), which gives rise to MRTLRIGVTQCHTTSQYISWLCTGEKYGYKVECLELPYEGSSPEALLDQHLRILDSLDAVVFTGGRDVEPHRFGMRLSPEELAALNVVSTPERDAVEWPLAEACLERGIPILGICRGMQLLNVVMGGTLVLDIDTQIANPIPHKKLDDARSGYHPVRAEKDSLLYELVGVTETDYVSTRHHQAIDRIGDNLRAVGFSPDGLVEALESTDPNRLIMLVQWHPERMWLEAQRDQKPEYNNAFSENLLAGFLAAVAQR
- the cobS gene encoding adenosylcobinamide-GDP ribazoletransferase, with amino-acid sequence MMFLTRVPVGRWVRYSPTFLAQSTLYFPLVGLLVGAFGALILWASARLLPVPQAVLLSMLATVLATGAFHEDGLADSADGFGGASERTRILEIMRDSRIGTFGALALWFALTAKFLFISELASQSIQTAMLAMVVAHTAGRWSSLWLIRRLEYVRTESATAKPFAGSVTPSRFWLATAIFGFATLLCFAATGLFLLTTAIFVSYLAERFLHQRIGGITGDTLGAVNQVTEISLYFSLEALMRLQTSLLNGTFLGAPH
- the cobC gene encoding alpha-ribazole phosphatase: MELFLVRHTETEQNGEARCIGQTDVPLSEAGKQHIHLVSARLVALKPECVITSDMERCIALAQSIASQLGLEPELSRAWREVNFGQWENRSWDDIERRDSIAFQAWMNDFVRVTPPDGESFQSLHYRISLQMDLLLQRPEERFVVVTHAGPIRAALCYAIGLPLQRAFSIDVAFGGIVHLQHQNGQWSLHGLNN
- a CDS encoding peptide-binding protein, which produces MPFAHFALWLRTCIAVGLGALLTLSCQRQPERARSAEKPIVVALANDLDHLNPLLIQLSISREVCIQVFPKLVQAEFDETAGTVRYLPCLATRWEFSPDGRQATFYLRSDARWDDGYPITAADLKFSYQLYAHPAVASTRQQYVQDLVRDAQGNLDFERGVQTPNDTTLILTFQKPLAPMIVLDHFYDLMPVAKHIFEKIDPKELRTKAAELPIVGGGPFKVEKWERQKQLVLVSNPTSVLPHPAKVQRLIFRIIPEYTTRLTAFKAGDVDVLMSAGGISPKDTLEVLQNPALHILPVRFRSFDSIVWLNIDGEAYRTRGEIRPNFFFGDKRVRQAMTYGINRQAIAEGFMGKHHATVVNTSLSPAYSKFLNPSLHPYDFDPEKAKALLAEAGWTRGKSGLLEKDGKPFSFTLAYPAGNQRRAYAATIIQQNLKDLGIECTISAAEAVVFNENQNQWRYDAALSGLSAETLPFQLTIWSSDFKNTPFNSACFQNARLDSLCQRLTEPLPPDLERQYWYEYQAILHDHQPRTFLYYYDELQGFNKRIQNVKVSMLAVLINAHEWTLAALQ